Genomic window (Vicinamibacterales bacterium):
AGCATTTTCCCTACCGCTAGCCGCGGCCTAAACTGTTGGGGCACTGTGTGTCTGGCGATTGACTTGGACATAAGGAGCCTGACGGTTCCCGAGGCTCAAGCAATGTTACTTCGTAGACGCGTCCGGGAAGTACCGATTATAGCCGATCATTTGGAGGTTCGGCCGCCTCTGGTTGCCGAGAATGCTATGCTGGAAAGATGTGCAGATGCGAATAGCAAGGGCATACGGATATGACCAGGGGGAACTGCTTAGACTCGCGCTGGAGCGTTAACCGAGAGGAACCGTTGTGACCGAGAGCACTACCGACCTGGCTGTCGTTGGGGCTGGCCCTGGTGGCTGCGCCGCCGCGTTTCTCGCGGCCGATCTAGGCATCGGCGTTACCTTGATCGATGAGGCACCCAATCCCGGGGGCACCTGCCTGTATCGAGGATGCATACCGTCAAAGTCATTGCTCCATGTGGCCAATGTCATTGACGAGGCGGAACGCGCCGAAGTCTTAGGGGTAAAGTTTGGAGCCCCGGCACTGGACCTTCGGGTCCTTCGAGAATGGAAGAGTCGTGTCATTGAACAACTGGGTAATGGATTGGGACAACTCTCGAGTCAACGCCAGGTTAAGTACATCCAAGGCCGTGCATCGATACTCGACCCGCACAGGCTGTCGATTCGCGGTCCTAACGGTGACCAGGCGATCCGATTTGAACACGTCATTCTTGCCACAGGCTCGAGTCCAGTAATTCCCACCGAGTTCTTATTCGACAGCGATCGCGTGATGGATTCGACTGGTGCGCTTGAGCTCAGTGACGTGCCTCCACGGTTGCTTATAGTCGGTGGTGGCTATATTGGTCTCGAACTAGCCACCGTTTATGCTGCGTTCGGATCGCGGATCACAATTGTGGAGATGACCGATGACCTGCTACCCGGGGCCGACCGTGATTTGGTGATACCGGTAAAGAAAAGGATGGCTGGTCTTGCCGAGGCGATTTGGCTTGGAACCACGGTGGCCCGGATGGAAAGTGCAGATGAAGGGGTGAAAGTTACGTTGGAAGGGGAAGCGGCAGGCAACTCTGATCAGGTTTTCGACCGTGTGTTGGTTTCGGTGGGCCGACGGCCAAATTCGAAGATCGAAGGATTGGATAAGACGCAGGTCCAGTTGGATACACGCGGCTTCGTTCAGGTCGATGGCCAGCGTCGAACGGCCGAACCGTCAATCTTTGCGATCGGCGATCTGGTTGGCGAACCGATGCTCGCTCACAAAGCATCGCACGAAGGCCGTTTGGCCGTCGAGGTGATCCGTGGCAGTGAGAGTCTCTTCGAACCACTCGCGATTCCAGCCGTGGTTTTCACGGACCCGGAGATCGCTTGGTGCGGTCTTACCGAGACTCAGGCCAAAACGGAGTCTCGAGCGGTGAAGGTCGCAAAATTTCCTTGGGGTGCTTCGGGACGGGCCGTAACCCTCGATCGCATCGACGGCATGACTAAACTCATCGTCGAGTGCGAGTCAGAGAAGGTTATTGGAGTTGGCATGGTAGGTGCCGGTGCCGGTGAACTCATTGCCGAAGGGGTACTGGCGATCCAGATGGGGGCAACTGCATCAGATATGAAGACCACAATTCACCCGCATCCGACGCTGTCAGAGACGGTCATGGAATCGGCAGAGGTCTTCTTCGCCCAGTCAACGCATTACCGAGGAAAAGCGCGTTAGGACTTGAGAATAGATTGTGGGCTATGGGCTGTGTGCTCTCTCGGTGACTCTGGCACGGTTCAACCTCCCGGTGTTGGGCTAGTAGGGTACGAAAGGACGCGACTGCCATGAGCTTCTGTGAACATTGTCAGGGCCAACGATTTGATCGTTCTCGGGTGCTTCGGGCGCTTCGGGCGACTCACAAACGGCTCCGTGTGAGGCCGGATGGTGAGCGCGACGCCCAGATCATCGTTGCTGCGATTGAGGCTGTTCGTACGTTGGAAATCCCGCATATTGAGTATGTTGAGGACGAAGTCATCCACTGAATGAGAGTTGTTTTCCCAAGCCTTCCTGCTGACAGCGTGTCTCTTGCGACTCAGAAATTCTTGAGACTCACCGCAAGGCGAAAAGATCAAAGACCGGTAAGAAAATATGGTGGGGTGAGTGAGGGGATTCGAACCCCCAACATCCGGTGCCACAGACCGGCGCTCTACCCTTGAGCTACACTCACCATGGATGGCCGGGCCAAGTTCACTGACGGGAACGAGTCAGTTTAGCACAGCCCCCCCGACCTTTCTGATAACCTAGCCCGCCTGGCGCACGTCGCCGATAACCGGTCTGACGTGTTTCCGTGTCTAAAGTGATCAAAACAATTGAGGTGAGGTAATGCTAGGTTCTCGTGGGT
Coding sequences:
- the lpdA gene encoding dihydrolipoyl dehydrogenase codes for the protein MTESTTDLAVVGAGPGGCAAAFLAADLGIGVTLIDEAPNPGGTCLYRGCIPSKSLLHVANVIDEAERAEVLGVKFGAPALDLRVLREWKSRVIEQLGNGLGQLSSQRQVKYIQGRASILDPHRLSIRGPNGDQAIRFEHVILATGSSPVIPTEFLFDSDRVMDSTGALELSDVPPRLLIVGGGYIGLELATVYAAFGSRITIVEMTDDLLPGADRDLVIPVKKRMAGLAEAIWLGTTVARMESADEGVKVTLEGEAAGNSDQVFDRVLVSVGRRPNSKIEGLDKTQVQLDTRGFVQVDGQRRTAEPSIFAIGDLVGEPMLAHKASHEGRLAVEVIRGSESLFEPLAIPAVVFTDPEIAWCGLTETQAKTESRAVKVAKFPWGASGRAVTLDRIDGMTKLIVECESEKVIGVGMVGAGAGELIAEGVLAIQMGATASDMKTTIHPHPTLSETVMESAEVFFAQSTHYRGKAR